Sequence from the Castanea sativa cultivar Marrone di Chiusa Pesio chromosome 12, ASM4071231v1 genome:
CATTTAAATGGTGAAATTACCTTGCCGGATTCTCGGTCAATGCTCCCTTGAAAGGATTCTGGGACAATATCAATCTTTAGAAATGGTGGCAATGGCAAACCCAAGAATTTAGTTGTTGAACTTGTCAATGGTGGTATGTAAAGTGTTTTGATGTCAAATGAAACTGAAATTACACCATCCAACTCACTCTCTGGGACCTTTGTACCAGACCCAGTTCCTGATCCACCTTCAGCATCATACTCAAAATCAGGATACCTTGAAATGCCAAGCTTGCAACCTCCAAGagtcttgaacttaacactgtAATCATTACTTTCTGGGACTTGGACTTGAGTAACTGCAGTGGTGGAACCAAGTTCTTCTTGTTTTTGGTTGttggaagaggaagagaaggtGATAATTTTTGGTCCAAGCTTTGGCTTTTGTGTGGGAAATTTCCAAAGAACTGGAGGGTTTGAGTTTATCTTACACCACATTTGGTGCATagtttgatttgaattttaatgaagtaaaagaagagGAACTGGGATCCTATACATTGAGTTTTGTGATAAGGAAGTCCACGTGGAATAACTAAAAGCACAAGTCTATTTTGTTAGTGAAATTGTCTCAACCAAAATATGAGGCTAGTTAAGACCTTATCTCTTAGTATTTAGGAAAATCTATCTATGATTAGTTG
This genomic interval carries:
- the LOC142619915 gene encoding uncharacterized protein LOC142619915, which translates into the protein MHQMWCKINSNPPVLWKFPTQKPKLGPKIITFSSSSNNQKQEELGSTTAVTQVQVPESNDYSVKFKTLGGCKLGISRYPDFEYDAEGGSGTGSGTKVPESELDGVISVSFDIKTLYIPPLTSSTTKFLGLPLPPFLKIDIVPESFQGSIDRESGKVDLEFLANFWFSAGSIYRAPPLLVKTVLTSEQSNGTIRSGRGKRLDKEGQCRLVGVATVDPIDDFLMNTFLGLPTECLANLNAVISISSS